In the genome of Thunnus maccoyii chromosome 15, fThuMac1.1, whole genome shotgun sequence, one region contains:
- the ndufs5 gene encoding NADH dehydrogenase [ubiquinone] iron-sulfur protein 5, with amino-acid sequence MPFVDLQSRLGINLDRWMLLQSGSQPNKRAARCHAFEKEWIECAHGIGQTRAKKECQLEFEDFYECMHRQKTHQRLYEIRKQRDKMVKEGTYTPPACHSGKTDQSP; translated from the exons ATGCCTTTCGTGGACCTGCAGTCGCGGCTCGGCATCAACTTGGACCGctggatgctgctgcagagcggCTCGCAGCCCAACAAGAGAGCGGCTCGCTGCCACGCCTTCGAGAAGGAGTGGATCGAATGTGCCCACGGCATCGGGCAGACCCGCGCCAAGAAGGAATGCCAGCTGGAGTTCGAGGACTTCTATGAGTGCATGCACAGGCAGAAGACG CACCAGAGGCTGTACGAGATCCGTAAGCAGCGTGACAAGATGGTGAAGGAGGGGACCTACACGCCGCCCGCCTGCCACTCAGGCAAGACAGACCAGTCACCATGA